TGGGCCGACAGCGGCAGGGAAGGAATACCGAGCGCGGCGCGCGCGGCTGTGTGGGCGCGAAAGTTTTCGAGCATGGGGACCGTTCGTATTGCGTTTCAGGGGCTTTCCAAACGTGCCGAGGGTGTTCTGGCACTGCTTCGGCCGCCATTTTAATCGCAATACTGCACCGCGTCAAATGTCTTATGTCTTATGTCTTATATAAGAGTTGATGACGAAAAGTTTGCCCAGTGATGATGGGCAGTCGATGTTCCCGTGCGCCGCCCCGTCGGCGGCGCACGTCCGTCAGGCCGTTTCCACTACGGGCGTAGGTTTTTCGGCTGGCCTGGGCGCGTGCTCAGCTACCTGTCCCCGCAGCTTGATGAGCGCCAGCACGGTATCGATCGTCGGTGTCGGCTGGTCGACGAGACGCCCCATTTCCTGGACGACGGTGAGAAGCGGATCGATCTCCATCGGCCGGTTGGCTTCGAGATCCTGGAGCATCGATGTCTTGTGCGCGCCGACCGCGCCCGCGCCGTCGATACGCCTTTCGACGTCGACCCGAAAATGCACGCCGAACTGATCGGCGATCGTCTTGGCCTCCAGCATCATGGCTTTGGACACCGCGCGCGTAGCCGGATTGCTCGTGATGACATCGAGGGTTGCATGCGTCAATGCGCTGATCGGGTTGAAGCAGAGATTGCCCCAGAGCTTCAGCCAGATTTCATCGCGGATACGTTCCCGGATGGGCGCATCCAGACCCGCTGCGCTCATGATTTCATGCAGCCTCTGAATGCGCTCGCTGCGCTCCCCGCTGGGTTCGCCGATGGGAAATTTCTTTCCATACACATGGCGGATCACACCCGGCGCGACGACTTCCGCCGCCGGGTACACCACGCATCCGATCGCGCGCTCCGGTCCGAGCGCGCTCCATTGCGTTCCGCCGGGATCGACGCTGTCGAGCGTGGTGCCTTCCAGATTCCCGCCATGCCTGTGAAAGTACCAATAGGGAATCCCGTTGACGGCCGTGACGATCGCCGTGTCCGGCCCGAGCAAGGTTCGTATCTGGCCGACGACACCCGGCACCGAATGCGCCTTCAACGCCACGATCACGTAATCCTGCTGACCCAGCTCGCGCGGGTCCGATGCACATCGGACCTTGACCACACGTTCCTCGCCGTCGATTTGCAGCCGTACGCCCTTTTCCTGCATGGCGGCGAGGTGCGGACCGCGCGCAACGAAGCTCACATCAGCACCCGCGAGCGCCAGCTGCGCGCCGAGATATGCGCCGATTGCACCGGCGCCATAGACACAGATCTTCATGGTCACTCACGCTCCAAGATGATTGAGCAGCGCATCGACACTGCCTTTCGCATCGCCGAACAGCATCCGCGTGTTTTCCTTATAGAAGAGCGGGTTGTCGACACCCGCATAGCCCGCCGCCATGCTTCGTTTGGACACGACCACGGTGCGCGCCTTCCACACTTCGAGCACCGGCATGCCGGCAATCGGACTGCCGGGGTCTTCGAGCGCGCCCGGATTCACGATGTCGTTTGCACCGATCACCAGCACGACATCCGTGCTGGAAAAGTCTTCGTTGATTTCATCCATTTCGAGAACGATGTCATACGGCACCTTCGCCTCCGCAAGCAATACGTTCATGTGCCCCGGCAAGCGGCCCGCCACCGGATGAATGCCGAAGCGCACCTTCACGCCCTTGCTGCGCAGGTTTTTCGTGATCTCGCTGATGGTCGCCTGAGCCTGCGCGACGGCCATGCCGTAGCCCGGCACGATGACGACTTCCGATGCATCGCGCAACAGCGCGCCAACTTCATCGACCGTGACCGGTGCGACTTCTCCCTCGATCGCCTTTCCTGCGGAAGACGTCACCGTGCCGAACCCGCCCAGAATCACGGAGAGAAATTTGCGGTTCATCGCGCGGCACATGATGTAACTCAGAATCGCTCCGCTCGAGCCGACCAGCGCGCCGGTCACGATCAACAGATCGTTGCTGAGCATGAAGCCGGTCGCGGCGGCCGCCCAGCCCGAGTAGCTGTTCAGCATCGACACGACCACCGGCATGTCCGCGCCGCCGATCGCCATCACCAGATGCACGCCGAGCAGTGCGGCGATCGCGGTCATGGTGACCAGCGCGCTGATGCCGACATCCGCGTCGGGCGCAGTGAGGAACACATAGCCGAGCGCGAGGCACGCGAACACGCCGACGAGATTCAGCGTGTGCCGCATCGGCAGCAGCAAGGGCTTGCCGCCCACGATGCCCTGCAGCTTGAGGAATGCGGCGATGGATCCCGTGAACGTCACCGCGCCGATGAACACGCCGAGAAAAATCTCGACCTCGTGCACCGATTGCGCCACGCTGTCCGGCTCCGCGCCCGATCCCGGCGACAGATAGCTCGCGATGGCGACCAGCACCGCCGCCAGCCCCACGAAGCTATGCAATGCCGCGACGAGTTGCGGCATCTGCGTCATCTCGACGCGTCGGGCGAGCAGCGCGCCGCCCGCCACGCCGATTGCCATCAGCACGACGACGACCGGCAGCGCCGCTCCGCCGTTGAGCCATAGCGTCGTGACGATCGCGATGGCCATGCCGGCGACGCCGCAGAGGTTGCCGCGCCGCGCCGTTGCCGGATGACTGAGCCCGCGCAGGCTCAGGATGAACAGCACGCTCGCCACCAGATAGGCGATGCTTCCGATTCCAGTTTGCATGTCGATCTCCTTAGCGCTGGAACATGTTCAACATGCGTTGAGTGACGAGAAAGCCGCCAGCGATATTGATGGTCGCGATCAGAATCGCCAGGCCGGAAAGAATCGCGACCAGGTTATTCGGCGTGCCGACCTGCAACAGCGCGCCCGTCACGATGATGCCGCTGACCGCGTTGGTCACGCTCATCAGCGGTGTGTGCAGTGCGGGCGTCACGTTCCATACGACCTGATAGCCGACGAAGATCGCAAGCACGAACACGGTGAAGTGTGCGACGAACTCAGGCGGAGCAACGGCGCCCAATGCCGCGAGCAATACGGCTGCAACGACGAGCCCGGCCACGCCGATCCATCCCGCGCGGCGCTTCTGTTCGATCGTCGCGGCAATCGTCGTGGCGGGTTTCGCGGCGGCGGGAGGAGCGACCGCGGGCGCGGGCTTCCTGGGCATCGGCCATCTCACGTGGCCGCGCAGCACCACGGCCACACCGCCGATCACTTCGTCATCGGTATCGACCACGATTTCGCCGTTCTTCTGCGGCGTCAGATCAGTCAGAAGATGCCGCAGATTCGTGCCGTACAACTGGCTCGATTGCGTCGCCATGCGCGATGGCAGATCCGTATAACCGACGATCGTGACGCCCTCCACGAATGCCGCCTCGCCCGGCCGCGTAAGCTCGCAATTGCCGCCCTGCTCCGCCGCCATATCGATGATCACGCTGCCCTGGCGCATGCTGCGCACCATGTCGGCGGTGATCAGTCTGGGCGCGGGCTTGCCCGGAATCAGCGCGGTCGTCACGATGATGTCGACCTCCTTCGCCTGCGCGGCGAACAACGCCATTTCCGCGGCGATGAATTCCGCGCTCATCTCTTTCGCGTAGCCGCCGCTGCCGCTGCCGTCTTCCACATAATCGAGTTCGAGAAACTCCGCGCCCATGCTCTCGACCTGCTGCCGCACTTCGGGCCGCGTATCGAATGCACGGACGATCGCGCCGAGACTGCGCGCCGCGCCGATCGCCGCGAGTCCCGCCACGCCCGCGCCGATCACCATCACTTTGGCCGGGGCGATCTTGCCTGCCGCCGTGATCTGTCCCATGAAGCCACGGCCGAACTGGTGCGCAGCTTCGATGACCGCGCGATAGCCCGCCATATTGGCCATCGAACTCAATGCATCGAGCTTTTGCGCGCGCGAGATGCGCGGCACGCAGTCCATCGCGAGCGCGGTGACGTTGCGCGCGGCGAGGCGCGTCAACAGCGTTTCGTTCTGCGCCGGCCAGATAAAACTGATCAGCGTCGATCCTTCGCGCAACCACACGACTTCATCGGCCGCAGGTTCGATGGAAGGCGCCCTCACTTTCACGACGATATCCGCGCCCGCATAGAGCGACGGCGCGTCCTGCGCGATATGCGCCCCCGCCGCGCGATAGGCGTCATCGGTAAATGCGGCAAGTTCACCCGCACCGGTCTCGACGGTCACTTCGAAACCGAGCTTCAGCAGATGTCCGACTACTTCGGGCGTCAAGGCGACGCGACGTTCCCCGGGATAGCGCTCCCGTGGCACTGCAATCATCATTGGCATGACTAAATTCCCAATCGACGGTTTGAAATTCTGAGTGGCGCGCGCCTGAGAGAAGCCTTAGCGTGCTTCAACCGTCGCGAGTACTTCGGACACGTGGTTCGTCAGTCTGCCGATGCCTTCGATCGAAACCTCGACCGTCGCGCCATCGCGCATCGAACCCACGCCCAGCGAAGTGCCGCACGCGATCACGTCGCCTGGCAGCAAGGTCATGTCGCGGGAAATGCGGCTCACCTGTTCCAGCGGTGAAAACGCCATGTCGGCCAGCGGATAGTTTTGCCGCTCGACGCCGTCGAGCGTGGTGACGACGTGGGTGTTTTCCCAGTCGAGTTCGGTCGTGATCGCAGGTCCGATGCAACCGAACGTGTCATAGCCTTTCGCGCGACACCATTGTGCAAAGTTCGCATCTTCGAACAGCAGGTCGGCGGCCGTGACGTCGTTGACGCATGTATAGCCGAACACATAACCGGCGGCTTCCTCGACGCTCACATTGCTGCACCGTTTGCCGATCACGATCCCGAGCTCGCCTTCGTAGACGATCTTGCCGTCGTATGCGGCGGGACGCTGAATCGTGTCGCCGGGTCCGGCGAGCGACGTCGACGGTTTGATCAGAAACAGCGGATGTTTGGGCAGCGGCTTGCCCAGCTTCGCGGATAGCGCATGAAAGTTGTTCCATAACGCGACGATACGGCTCGGCACGCACGGACTCGTCAGCGAAACGTCGTCGAGGCCGAACGTCCGTCCTGTCGGACGCGGCGAGGCGAACATGTCGCCTTCGTATTCGATCACGCGCCCGTCGTCGAGCAGGCCAAAACCAGCGCGGCCATTTTCCTTGCCCGTCGCGTGCGTATAGCGGATCCACAAGCTCATATTGTCTCCTCCCGATGTCGCAAGACCTTTCGCGCTGCGCGCGCAGCCGCCTGCGCCTCGCGTCAGCGAAGCTGGCGCAAGGTACGAATAGTTGTCGATTTCTGGTCGGTCAGCCGCGAACGCGGGCGTCGTTGAAGCGGCCGGTGGGATGGGTGGCCGCTTCCTCCTCTACAGCTTCGTCCGGGCGCTTCGTGGTGCGCAGACGCAAGCCGCTGTCTTATGTTCTTTGAATCGCTGAAGCTCAGGCGGGGGTCTTTGCCTCCAGCTCGGCGATCCTCTTGCGTAGCGCACGATCTTCCTGAAAGCGCGCCGTTTCATCGCGAATGATCGCGACAATGCCGGTCACTTCGCCTTGCGGCGAGCGCAATAGCGCGACCGTGAACGCGATCGACATCGCGCGTCCGGCCTTATCGACGGCAGGCACCTTGAGCAGATCGTGCCCATAACGCGTCTCGCCGGTCGCCATCGTCTTCTGGTAGCCGTCCCAATGACGGCCGCGCAGACGTTCCGGAATGATCAGATCCAG
The Caballeronia sp. NK8 genome window above contains:
- a CDS encoding 2-dehydropantoate 2-reductase, whose protein sequence is MKICVYGAGAIGAYLGAQLALAGADVSFVARGPHLAAMQEKGVRLQIDGEERVVKVRCASDPRELGQQDYVIVALKAHSVPGVVGQIRTLLGPDTAIVTAVNGIPYWYFHRHGGNLEGTTLDSVDPGGTQWSALGPERAIGCVVYPAAEVVAPGVIRHVYGKKFPIGEPSGERSERIQRLHEIMSAAGLDAPIRERIRDEIWLKLWGNLCFNPISALTHATLDVITSNPATRAVSKAMMLEAKTIADQFGVHFRVDVERRIDGAGAVGAHKTSMLQDLEANRPMEIDPLLTVVQEMGRLVDQPTPTIDTVLALIKLRGQVAEHAPRPAEKPTPVVETA
- a CDS encoding NAD(P)(+) transhydrogenase (Re/Si-specific) subunit beta — translated: MQTGIGSIAYLVASVLFILSLRGLSHPATARRGNLCGVAGMAIAIVTTLWLNGGAALPVVVVLMAIGVAGGALLARRVEMTQMPQLVAALHSFVGLAAVLVAIASYLSPGSGAEPDSVAQSVHEVEIFLGVFIGAVTFTGSIAAFLKLQGIVGGKPLLLPMRHTLNLVGVFACLALGYVFLTAPDADVGISALVTMTAIAALLGVHLVMAIGGADMPVVVSMLNSYSGWAAAATGFMLSNDLLIVTGALVGSSGAILSYIMCRAMNRKFLSVILGGFGTVTSSAGKAIEGEVAPVTVDEVGALLRDASEVVIVPGYGMAVAQAQATISEITKNLRSKGVKVRFGIHPVAGRLPGHMNVLLAEAKVPYDIVLEMDEINEDFSSTDVVLVIGANDIVNPGALEDPGSPIAGMPVLEVWKARTVVVSKRSMAAGYAGVDNPLFYKENTRMLFGDAKGSVDALLNHLGA
- a CDS encoding Re/Si-specific NAD(P)(+) transhydrogenase subunit alpha; the encoded protein is MPMMIAVPRERYPGERRVALTPEVVGHLLKLGFEVTVETGAGELAAFTDDAYRAAGAHIAQDAPSLYAGADIVVKVRAPSIEPAADEVVWLREGSTLISFIWPAQNETLLTRLAARNVTALAMDCVPRISRAQKLDALSSMANMAGYRAVIEAAHQFGRGFMGQITAAGKIAPAKVMVIGAGVAGLAAIGAARSLGAIVRAFDTRPEVRQQVESMGAEFLELDYVEDGSGSGGYAKEMSAEFIAAEMALFAAQAKEVDIIVTTALIPGKPAPRLITADMVRSMRQGSVIIDMAAEQGGNCELTRPGEAAFVEGVTIVGYTDLPSRMATQSSQLYGTNLRHLLTDLTPQKNGEIVVDTDDEVIGGVAVVLRGHVRWPMPRKPAPAVAPPAAAKPATTIAATIEQKRRAGWIGVAGLVVAAVLLAALGAVAPPEFVAHFTVFVLAIFVGYQVVWNVTPALHTPLMSVTNAVSGIIVTGALLQVGTPNNLVAILSGLAILIATINIAGGFLVTQRMLNMFQR
- a CDS encoding fumarylacetoacetate hydrolase family protein, giving the protein MSLWIRYTHATGKENGRAGFGLLDDGRVIEYEGDMFASPRPTGRTFGLDDVSLTSPCVPSRIVALWNNFHALSAKLGKPLPKHPLFLIKPSTSLAGPGDTIQRPAAYDGKIVYEGELGIVIGKRCSNVSVEEAAGYVFGYTCVNDVTAADLLFEDANFAQWCRAKGYDTFGCIGPAITTELDWENTHVVTTLDGVERQNYPLADMAFSPLEQVSRISRDMTLLPGDVIACGTSLGVGSMRDGATVEVSIEGIGRLTNHVSEVLATVEAR
- a CDS encoding PAS domain-containing protein: MAHTIDYEQLVNAIGDAVIISDASGAITLWNPAAERMFGFTESEAMGQSLDLIIPERLRGRHWDGYQKTMATGETRYGHDLLKVPAVDKAGRAMSIAFTVALLRSPQGEVTGIVAIIRDETARFQEDRALRKRIAELEAKTPA